Sequence from the Helianthus annuus cultivar XRQ/B chromosome 13, HanXRQr2.0-SUNRISE, whole genome shotgun sequence genome:
GAATACTAAAacttctgagggggcaagcactcccggtgaCAATGGTTTGAATGGGTAGCTTAGCAGCCTGGAACATTAGGGGTTTGAACCAACCCCTGAAACAAAGTGAGGTTCGGCATTTTATTGCGGAGAATCATTTAAGTGTTTGTGCCATCTTAGAGTCTCATGTGGATGTTAACAAGCTGAATAAGATATGTGAAAAGGTTTTTCGAAATTGGAAGTGGACATCGAACGGAGGTATGTGTCAAAGAGGTACGAGGGTTATATTGGGGTGGAATGTGGATGATATTGATCTTATGGTTATATCCCAATCAGACCAGGTTATTCATACTCAGGTATTATTAAAATCGGTCAAAAAGACAATTTTTTGTTCTTTTGTGtatgcggaaaacaagtatcagGATAGGAGAAGCTTGTGGGCTGATTTGTGTAGATTTAAAGGCATCACCCATGACACCCCTTGGGTTGTAATGGGTGATTTCAACGCTGCTTTGAATATGGAGGATTTTGTGATGGGGCCATCATCCCATACTATAGCTATGCGAGAATTTTTTGAGTGTATTCAAGAGGCAGAATTGCTTGATGTTAAGAGTCATGGGTTGCATTATACTTGGAATCAAAAACCAAGGGATGGGGTAGGAATGCTAAAGAAAATTGACCGTATTATGGGTAACATCAAACTTATTGATGTTTTTTCGGATGCTTATGTTATATTTCAGCCGTTCCGTGTTTCTGATCATGCTCCTGCTATTTTGAAGTTATTCTCCATGTCTACGGACCGGCCTAAACCATTTAAATTCCCGAATTTTATTATCACAAAGCCAGAGTTCCGCCAAGCTGTTAtatctgaatggaataaaaccGTGGAGGGGGCTACCATGTTTTCTGTGGTTATGAAAATGAAGAGCCTGAAAACGCATTTTCAGAGGATATTGCGTAATCAAGGTAATCTACATAAAAGAGTTACAGACTTACGGAATGAGCTTGACCAGATTCAAAAACAGGTGGAAGCTCATCCTTTTGATGCTTCTATTCGGTTATTGGAGGCTAGCTGTTTACGTGATTTTAAGTCAGCGGTTTATGATGAGGAGTGCTTCTTGAAACAAAAATCTAAAGTGCAATGGTTATGTGCGGGTGATTCAAATACGTCTTACTTTCATAATTGTGTGAAGAGTAGGAATGCTAGAAGTAAAATCAATTGCATTAAGGATATGAATGGGAGCCAGTATGAGGGAGATTATGTTGCGGCTGCTTTGTTGAACCATTATTCAGGTTTCATGGGCACTCAAGATCGAGTGACGAGGTTGGATGAGACAGATTTGTTCGTTAATGTTTTGCAGCAGAATGTGGCGGAGAATATGGTTAGACAGGTCACTGATGATGAAGTTAAACAGGCTATGTTCAGCATAGGGGAGAACAAGGCTCCAGGTCCAGACGGATACACTTCAGCATTTTTTAAAAATGCCTGGGATGTTGTGGGTGGTGAAGTTACTAAGGCGGTGTGTGATTTTTTTAATAATGGGCAAATTCTTAAGCAAATTAACCATACGATTTTAGCGTTGGTACCAAAGATTGATACGCCAAATTCAGTTCTTGATTACAGGCCAATATCATGTTGTAATGTGATATATAagtgggtaaagggttaccccggtgaattttatatataaagaaaAAAGAATCACACGAGCGTGCCAAAGAAGCACACTAGGgctagacttggcataccaagactagcaAAACCAAAACCAACAAAGAATCACAACCATGCGAAACAAAAACAACCAAAGAAATAACAACCAGAAGCCGAAACAATGGCAACAAACAGACACACAAAACCCCAAACAGACTCTAGCCTGGATCGATGCTCATAGTCTTCACTTGGAACTTCCACCGCTCTAATGCTAACGGGTTCCTGGAGCCTCTCCCTGCCTTGAACGTCATCAACTTCATACGCACCGTATGCAGTACTATATCGGCAATCAAAGCAGCCTTCCGCTGATTTGGAGAAAATAATCTATTGTTTCTTTCTTGCCATATGAAATAAGTTGAGGCAGCAACAACCATTTTACCAACTAACACTTCTGGCGACTTACCCGAGCTGTGTTGTGAAAACCAAGTCATGATAGAGTCCCAGTTAGCATCCACTACATCCATGTAAGCCATAGCTTTAACCATATTCCACACTTGCTCCCCATAAGAACACTGAAAAAATAAATGATCCCGAGAGTCTTTACCCTTCCTGCAAAGCGGACAACACATCAGATTAAGATTAGTTGCACTTCCGGCATCCCAAATCCCCATACGATCCTGAGTTTTCAGCTTGTTCTTGATAACTAGCCACATGTGAAAAGAGTGTCTAGGAATACATTGACTAAACCACACCAAATCAGCCCAACCCACCTCTTCCCCACGCGAACGGATATTATCCCAAACCTCACTAGCACTAAACTCCTTTTGCATATGTTGTCTATCCTTCCAAATCAGCTTATCTGGAGTACTTTGGTTAAGAAACGGAGGCAGAGAATTCGTCAAAGCCGGATAAAACTGAAGCCACGTAGCCGGCCACAACCAATCATTATGGTGACTAACAAGATCTGCCACAGTAGACTGCATATTAAAACCCGCTCCATGGATTCGTCTTGGGGTAATGAAATCACTCAACGGGCTATGATCACACCAGTTATCATGCCACGCATTAGTGTCCCGGCCATTACCAATAGAATACCAAACAAACTGACGAATGGAAGATCGAATCATTAGGATTTTTCTCCATCCCCAACTCATACTTCCTCGAAAAGGAATGCACCAAAAACTCTTTCCCTTAATCCTATAAGAATGGACCCATTTCACCCAAAGAGACTCTCTTTTAAGCAAAATACTCCAAATGTGGTTCGCAAGCAGCGCTTTGTTCATATCTTGAATTCTTCTAACGCCCAATCCCCCTTCCGACTTCGGAAGGCAAACGTTTTTCCAAGCCACTTTAGGATGAGCAACTTTCACCACACCGCCACTCCATAAAAAATTCCGCATCCTTTTTTCAATGTCTGCCATAATGCGAGCCGGAAGCATAAATACCGAAGCCCAATAGATGTGCATAGCTGATATGACTGACTTAATCAGCTGAAGCCTCCCCGCAAACGAAAGAGACTTATTCATCCAATGTTCAATCTTTTTATCTACCCGGTCCACCAGGATTTTGCAATCCCTATACATAAGTCTTGTAGAGATTAGCGGAACCCCCAAGTACCTGACAGGGAGAACACCCTCTTGAAACGGCAGAAGGGAGCGAATGTCCTGTTTAACCCCCGATGAGACATTACTAAAAAACAAAGTACTTTTAGCTAGATTCGGGGTAAGACCTGATATTCTAGTGAACAGCTCCAAGGTGTCTCGCACCACCTTAACCGAGATCAGGTCAGGATTGACGAAAAGGAATAGATCGTCAGCAAATGACACATTGATAATCTTCTGTTGCTTGCATTTATCATGATATCTGAAGGCAGGATGTTGATCAGCAGCTTTATGTAAAAGCAACGAAAGAACTTCCATTACTAAAGTAAACAAATAAGGAGAGATCGGATACCCTGTCGAAGACCCCTTCTACCTTTGAAATAACCACATAGATTCCCATTTATGCTCAGCGAGAAGGAGACAGTGGAGACACGTGTCATAATCCAATCAACCATTTTACTTGGGAAACCAAACTTGGTTAGAATAGACTTCAAAAAAGACCAGCTAACCGTATCATAAGCTTTCTGGATATCAATCTTGAACGCACACCTTGGTTTTCCTTTGTGAAGGTGGTAATTATGCATAAGCTCCTGAGTGAGCAGAATATTATCAGATATCTTCCTACCGGGACAAAAGCAGATTGATTTATATCCACCAAACTACCCAAACTACCTTTTATTCGATCTGCCAAAATTTTGCTAATGCATTTAAAAATGACATTGCAACAAGAAATGGGTCTATATTCCAAAACCGAAGAGGGAGTCGGG
This genomic interval carries:
- the LOC110900512 gene encoding uncharacterized protein LOC110900512, with product MDYTQFKTSDMDARHVKPPDILSSSSNPNKGFASRLLNIDGKTFCPRRGVLSDHQQGQKIVNIIDELTKVTVPVDNKADGHGADKPDAVHDEIFWGTYKEEKSASYADKVQSTFKKREVNFRLMEPMETRDDADIVIPREVVQQVQHKFDNVLYGFFFFKFDSKEGLTKVLEGGPWLIQKVPLFLNVWSPKVTLKKDSIKTVPIWVKLHNVPIAVYTDDGLSLLASKLGVPKRLDSYTADMCVDNWGRSSYARAMIEINADNEMKDHITVAIPKMDEEGFILERVKVEYEWRPLRCSSCCLFGHDDNTCHKKPNGKARVVTVDEEGFVTDNRRMARYSFPQKKQKPKVVYKPKTNKNHASTSGTKGDSSDVPLSNSFEVLDNNKNDEKRDPTSAKSMIDETHGTRIQQPDEVIEVNPTEMADFMRESHVDVNKLNKICEKVFRNWKWTSNGGMCQRGTRVILGWNVDDIDLMVISQSDQVIHTQDRRSLWADLCRFKGITHDTPWVVMGDFNAALNMEDFVMGPSSHTIAMREFFECIQEAELLDVKSHGLHYTWNQKPRDGVGMLKKIDRIMGNIKLIDVFSDAYVIFQPFRVSDHAPAILKLFSMSTDRPKPFKFPNFIITKPEFRQAVISEWNKTVEGATMFSVVMKMKSLKTHFQRILRNQGNLHKRVTDLRNELDQIQKQVEAHPFDASIRLLEASCLRDFKSAVYDEECFLKQKSKVQWLCAGDSNTSYFHNCVKSRNARSKINCIKDMNGSQYEGDYVAAALLNHYSGFMGTQDRVTRLDETDLFVNVLQQNVAENMVRQVTDDEVKQAMFSIGENKAPGPDGYTSAFFKNAWDVVGGEVTKAVCDFFNNGQILKQINHTILALVPKIDTPNSVLDYRPISCCNVIYKWVKGYPGEFYI